The following proteins are encoded in a genomic region of Flammeovirga pectinis:
- a CDS encoding type III pantothenate kinase — protein MQKRVSIDIGNTLMKVGFFKGNELIDVSVFQDNVKLFEALEDFSCESIGIANVGRIKNDLIQHLEKEYKVVKITTALELPFINSYATPQSLGVDRIAAVIGAKSIFPNDNCLVIDIGTCVTYDFITKENEYLGGGISPGLDMRFKAMHHFTANLPLITFENIEQELVGNSTENCLKSGAINGLIAEINGIIALYVAKYGNITTLLCGGVANTFESKLNSSIFADRNLVLKGIDRILRLNV, from the coding sequence ATGCAAAAAAGGGTCAGTATTGACATTGGAAACACCTTAATGAAAGTTGGGTTCTTTAAAGGCAACGAATTAATAGATGTTAGTGTCTTTCAAGATAACGTTAAACTTTTTGAAGCATTAGAAGACTTCTCCTGTGAATCTATTGGAATTGCAAATGTTGGAAGAATTAAAAATGATTTAATTCAACATTTAGAGAAGGAGTATAAAGTTGTAAAAATTACTACAGCCTTGGAGCTTCCTTTTATCAATAGTTATGCAACACCGCAATCGTTGGGTGTAGATAGAATTGCCGCAGTTATTGGTGCTAAATCTATCTTTCCAAACGATAATTGTTTAGTAATAGATATAGGTACATGTGTTACTTATGATTTTATTACTAAAGAAAACGAGTATCTAGGTGGAGGTATTTCTCCTGGTCTAGATATGAGGTTTAAAGCAATGCATCATTTCACTGCTAATCTACCTCTTATAACTTTCGAAAATATTGAACAAGAACTTGTTGGAAACAGCACTGAAAATTGTTTAAAATCGGGAGCAATAAATGGGTTAATTGCAGAAATAAATGGTATTATTGCACTTTATGTAGCAAAATATGGTAATATTACTACTTTGCTTTGTGGTGGAGTTGCAAATACTTTTGAATCTAAATTAAATTCAAGCATCTTTGCAGACCGAAATCTGGTTCTCAAGGGAATCGACCGTATCCTGAGATTAAATGTATAA
- a CDS encoding OmpP1/FadL family transporter, which produces MYKRINNIILTCLSIVAFATSASAQQGNAPFSALGVGTPVDPVSVRNKGMGYTGVGLASYGHSNLLNPATMTYNNLTLFEIGMYTEQRTLVAENQTQEDYGGGLSYLTFAFPVSQKWTMGFGFKPITVVNYKFAQTDTVSIPVNGQMTPAKYYGVENEGSGGINQVYFSNAFRVTKGLSVGLELGYNIGIIERVAKTQLLDGSSDFRSARGIRLNYRGFTYKPGIYYSQHFGAKEKGSRLNFGATYQFEQQIGVKRLEDIQTRSTTDLILNRDTIMLDQSQYATMPSELAVGISYELVGKLAIAVDFKQQKWSDFVDYDGVPTDANGDKVLADSYKIGIGFEYTPDYLSASSYMKRITWRGGFSYGETPYIAYEQRIKEYVVTGGIEFPMGFSSLSVSGEYGWLSSPIQTVTSFEERHYQLNIGVTINDRWFVRRRIN; this is translated from the coding sequence ATGTATAAGAGAATAAATAACATCATACTTACTTGCCTTTCAATTGTAGCTTTTGCAACATCAGCTTCAGCACAACAAGGCAACGCTCCTTTTTCAGCATTAGGAGTAGGAACTCCTGTCGACCCTGTATCTGTTAGAAATAAAGGTATGGGTTATACGGGTGTTGGTTTAGCAAGTTATGGACATTCTAACTTGCTAAATCCTGCAACAATGACGTATAACAACTTAACATTGTTTGAGATTGGTATGTATACCGAACAAAGAACATTGGTTGCTGAAAATCAAACGCAGGAAGATTATGGTGGAGGTCTTAGTTATTTAACTTTTGCTTTCCCTGTCAGTCAGAAATGGACAATGGGTTTTGGTTTTAAGCCAATTACTGTTGTTAATTATAAATTTGCTCAAACGGATACAGTAAGTATTCCTGTAAATGGTCAAATGACTCCTGCTAAGTACTACGGTGTAGAAAACGAAGGATCAGGAGGTATAAACCAAGTATATTTTTCTAACGCATTCAGAGTAACAAAAGGTTTATCTGTTGGTTTAGAATTAGGATATAACATTGGTATTATTGAAAGAGTAGCAAAAACACAACTTCTTGATGGATCAAGTGATTTTAGATCAGCAAGAGGTATTCGTTTAAACTATAGAGGTTTTACATATAAACCAGGTATCTACTACTCACAACACTTTGGTGCTAAAGAGAAAGGTAGTCGTTTAAACTTTGGTGCTACCTACCAATTCGAACAACAAATTGGTGTTAAACGTTTAGAAGATATTCAAACTAGATCTACAACAGATCTAATTTTAAATAGAGATACAATAATGCTTGATCAATCTCAATATGCTACAATGCCTTCTGAATTAGCAGTAGGTATTAGCTATGAGTTGGTTGGTAAGCTTGCAATTGCAGTAGACTTTAAACAACAAAAATGGTCTGATTTTGTAGACTATGATGGTGTTCCTACCGATGCAAATGGAGATAAAGTTCTAGCAGATTCTTATAAAATCGGTATTGGATTTGAATACACTCCCGATTACCTTTCTGCTTCAAGCTATATGAAAAGAATTACATGGCGTGGAGGTTTTTCTTATGGAGAAACACCTTACATTGCTTATGAACAACGAATTAAAGAGTACGTAGTGACCGGAGGCATTGAATTCCCTATGGGTTTCTCTTCATTGTCCGTGTCTGGAGAATATGGGTGGTTAAGTTCACCTATCCAAACAGTTACTTCATTTGAAGAACGTCACTATCAATTAAATATAGGTGTAACAATTAACGACCGCTGGTTCGTAAGGCGTCGAATCAACTAA
- the pbpC gene encoding penicillin-binding protein 1C — MIIVQFLFPYQYREDYGSITLSTNQEVLGATLNSTDKWRLYTPIDEVSPFFIKAIIEKEDKWFYYHLGINPIAIFRAAFNNLKSGQRTSGASTISMQVVRLLTPKKRTYFNKLIEVFKSIQLELTFSKKEILEIYINHIPYGGNIEGIKAASVLYLGKNPEMLSVAQATMLSIIPNRPTSLSISNNSDILMTSRNKWIKRFYERNLFDVNTYESALLEPLSIKRRAIPKITPHLNRKLFHKYPSKKIIKTYIDVETQIRSEQIVKNYARKIASYDIHNLAAVVIDNTTKAVVAYIGSQDFYDNNFSGQVDGVSAVRSPGSTLKPLIYGIGFDKGIITPKMKILDVPMDFGSYSPQNYDLHFNGAVTVEEALGKSLNIPAVDLLQKIGLSSFLQKLEICDFKTISRKKKYLGLSTALGGCGTRLSELSGLYSSFATEGMFTPIKFSIEDTINYKQEIISPESAFMITEILSDLRRPDLPNNYQNSTNVPKISWKTGTSYGRKDAWSIGYNKQFTIGVWCGNFDNEGVQELTGAQIATPLLFQIFRAIYSSKNQEISIDNIPDNINSRNVCAISGEIPSSFCEHSIEDWYIPAISHFQKCTCQKMYFIALDTSFSYCSICLPQNGGYKKKLFPNYSPQLSRYYSDEKIPYEKPPKHNPNCSKVISGIAPSIVSPVSGRTYYVTESNAELSLIANTSTDVNYLFWYINDKFIGKREKDATFFYSPTIGKNKISCSDDKGRNSDIFIFVK; from the coding sequence ATGATAATTGTACAATTCCTATTCCCTTACCAATATAGAGAGGACTACGGAAGTATTACTTTATCAACAAATCAAGAAGTTCTAGGAGCTACTTTAAATTCTACTGACAAATGGAGATTATATACTCCAATAGATGAAGTATCTCCATTTTTTATAAAAGCAATTATTGAAAAAGAAGACAAATGGTTCTATTATCATCTTGGAATAAACCCAATTGCTATTTTTAGAGCGGCTTTTAATAATCTAAAAAGCGGACAAAGGACTTCAGGTGCTTCAACTATTAGTATGCAGGTTGTACGATTATTGACCCCTAAAAAAAGAACTTATTTTAATAAACTCATTGAGGTATTTAAATCAATCCAATTAGAGTTAACCTTTTCTAAAAAAGAAATTCTTGAAATCTACATTAATCACATTCCGTATGGAGGAAATATTGAAGGGATAAAAGCTGCCTCTGTTTTATATTTAGGTAAAAATCCTGAAATGCTAAGTGTTGCACAAGCCACTATGTTATCAATTATCCCAAATCGCCCTACATCATTATCAATCAGTAATAATTCTGATATATTAATGACATCTAGAAATAAATGGATTAAAAGATTTTATGAACGTAACTTATTTGATGTAAATACATACGAAAGTGCTTTGCTAGAGCCTCTAAGTATTAAAAGACGAGCAATTCCTAAAATCACACCTCATTTAAATCGAAAATTATTTCATAAGTATCCTTCAAAAAAAATAATAAAAACCTATATAGATGTAGAGACTCAGATAAGAAGTGAGCAAATAGTAAAAAATTATGCCCGTAAAATTGCTAGTTATGACATCCATAATTTAGCTGCCGTTGTAATTGATAATACTACAAAAGCAGTAGTTGCATATATTGGTTCTCAAGACTTTTATGACAATAATTTCTCAGGTCAAGTGGACGGCGTCTCTGCTGTCAGATCTCCTGGAAGTACCCTTAAACCTCTTATTTATGGAATTGGATTTGATAAAGGGATCATTACACCTAAAATGAAAATCTTAGATGTTCCTATGGACTTTGGTAGCTATAGCCCTCAAAATTATGATTTACATTTTAATGGAGCTGTTACTGTAGAAGAAGCACTTGGCAAATCTTTAAACATTCCGGCTGTAGATCTTTTACAAAAAATTGGTTTATCATCTTTTCTTCAAAAATTAGAAATATGTGATTTTAAAACAATATCGCGGAAAAAGAAATATTTAGGGTTATCTACAGCATTAGGGGGGTGCGGTACTCGTCTTTCTGAATTAAGTGGGTTATACTCTTCATTTGCTACTGAAGGTATGTTTACTCCTATCAAATTCTCTATCGAAGATACTATAAATTACAAACAAGAAATTATTAGTCCCGAAAGTGCATTTATGATAACAGAAATCTTATCTGATCTTAGACGTCCTGACTTACCCAACAATTATCAAAACAGTACAAATGTTCCAAAAATCTCATGGAAGACGGGTACTTCTTATGGACGTAAAGATGCTTGGAGCATTGGGTATAACAAACAATTTACAATAGGTGTATGGTGTGGAAATTTTGACAATGAAGGTGTTCAAGAATTGACAGGTGCTCAAATAGCTACTCCTTTGTTATTCCAAATTTTTAGAGCAATTTACTCTTCAAAAAATCAAGAAATATCCATAGACAATATTCCCGATAATATTAATAGTAGAAATGTTTGTGCAATTAGTGGGGAAATTCCTAGTTCTTTCTGTGAACATAGTATAGAAGATTGGTACATTCCTGCTATCTCCCACTTTCAGAAATGTACCTGTCAGAAAATGTATTTTATTGCTTTAGATACCTCTTTCTCCTATTGCAGCATTTGCTTACCACAAAACGGTGGATATAAGAAAAAGCTATTCCCTAATTATTCACCACAATTATCTAGATATTATTCTGATGAAAAAATTCCTTATGAAAAACCTCCTAAACACAACCCTAATTGCTCTAAAGTAATTTCTGGAATTGCTCCATCTATCGTATCTCCTGTTTCTGGAAGAACATATTATGTAACAGAAAGTAATGCCGAGCTCTCTTTAATTGCCAATACATCTACTGATGTGAATTATTTATTTTGGTATATAAATGATAAGTTTATTGGTAAAAGAGAAAAAGACGCTACTTTTTTTTATTCACCGACAATCGGAAAAAATAAAATTTCATGTAGTGATGATAAAGGAAGAAATAGCGATATTTTTATATTTGTAAAATAA
- a CDS encoding cation:proton antiporter, with amino-acid sequence MIELAGLLGLGFFAQWLGWRIKVPAILPLILIGLLVGPFSTLFTSDGSKFIDGDKIFHGELLFDVVNLSVGLILFEGGMTLKLKETKNIGSVIWRLLIFGSIITLIGGAIATHFIMGFSYKIAFLFGGLIIVSGPTVIGPLLRNIKPNNRINTILKWEGILIDPIGALVAILIFDFILSGHSNDLFTLFALKGFILLTISGAAVGSIAAFITAKVLNQKLLPDHLKNIVMLGFVVATFALSDLLHAESGLLAVTIYGMILANSKVASMKSILHFKEDVTLVLISFLFVMLSSRMSLDDLESLANWNSVLLFTVIVYVIRPLVVLSSTIGTSLTWQERLFISYISPRGIVAAGVASLFTLKLTSGIAPISAAQVKEAELLLPLTFMTIIGTVVIQGLTAKPLAKLLKVTRKEPNGVLFLGASEVGLFMARILQQYHIPILVSDTSEQNIKEAKRLRIPTYEGSILSEGALENVDFSEYGQLFSTTSNNEINILGNRTISTELGMNKVFRLASKLEVETDTLNKPQHLLFHGKYDFIGLTNIIRQKHVVKNVKPEKTLDQEESFQFLANFDLPIFIIHENNHITPVTDSLTEILDSDEVIYIELTKK; translated from the coding sequence ATGATTGAACTTGCAGGTTTATTAGGGTTAGGCTTCTTTGCTCAATGGTTAGGGTGGAGAATAAAAGTTCCTGCAATCCTCCCATTAATACTCATTGGATTATTAGTTGGACCATTCTCAACATTATTTACTTCTGATGGCAGTAAATTTATAGATGGAGATAAAATATTTCATGGAGAATTATTATTCGATGTTGTTAATCTTTCTGTTGGGTTAATTCTTTTTGAAGGAGGAATGACGCTCAAATTAAAAGAAACAAAAAACATTGGTAGTGTAATTTGGAGGCTTTTGATTTTTGGCTCAATAATCACATTAATTGGAGGTGCAATAGCTACTCATTTTATTATGGGCTTTAGTTACAAAATAGCATTCCTTTTTGGCGGTTTAATTATTGTAAGTGGTCCAACCGTAATCGGTCCACTTCTAAGAAATATAAAACCTAATAATAGAATTAATACAATTTTAAAATGGGAAGGAATATTAATTGATCCTATTGGAGCTTTAGTAGCCATTCTAATTTTTGATTTCATTTTATCAGGACATTCAAATGATCTTTTTACTCTTTTTGCATTAAAAGGGTTTATTCTACTTACAATTTCTGGAGCTGCAGTAGGAAGTATAGCAGCATTTATTACAGCCAAAGTGCTAAATCAAAAACTACTACCAGATCACCTTAAAAACATTGTGATGCTAGGCTTTGTAGTTGCCACATTTGCTCTTTCAGACCTGCTTCATGCAGAATCAGGATTACTAGCGGTTACTATCTATGGAATGATTCTAGCAAATTCTAAGGTAGCTTCAATGAAGTCTATTCTTCATTTTAAAGAAGATGTTACACTTGTTTTAATTTCCTTCTTGTTTGTTATGTTATCATCAAGAATGTCACTAGATGATTTAGAATCCTTAGCAAATTGGAATAGTGTATTATTATTTACCGTTATAGTTTATGTAATTCGTCCATTAGTTGTACTATCTAGTACTATAGGAACATCTTTAACTTGGCAAGAGAGATTATTTATATCTTATATCTCACCTAGAGGTATTGTTGCAGCCGGTGTTGCTTCTCTTTTTACATTAAAATTAACTTCTGGGATAGCTCCTATTTCAGCAGCTCAAGTAAAAGAAGCTGAACTCTTATTACCATTAACCTTTATGACAATTATTGGTACAGTGGTTATTCAAGGCCTAACAGCAAAACCGTTAGCAAAACTTCTTAAAGTAACAAGAAAAGAACCTAATGGAGTTTTATTCTTAGGGGCAAGTGAAGTTGGTTTATTTATGGCTCGCATTTTACAACAATATCACATACCAATACTAGTATCCGATACTTCGGAACAAAATATTAAAGAAGCCAAAAGGTTAAGAATACCTACATACGAAGGAAGTATTTTATCTGAAGGGGCATTAGAAAATGTGGATTTTTCAGAATATGGACAACTATTTTCTACAACATCCAATAATGAAATCAATATTTTAGGTAACAGAACAATTTCTACTGAGTTGGGTATGAATAAGGTTTTTCGATTAGCTTCAAAGTTAGAGGTAGAAACAGACACATTGAATAAACCGCAGCATTTACTCTTTCATGGAAAGTATGATTTCATTGGTTTAACAAATATCATTCGACAAAAACACGTTGTAAAGAATGTTAAACCAGAAAAAACACTAGATCAAGAAGAAAGTTTCCAATTTTTAGCAAATTTTGATTTGCCAATTTTTATAATCCACGAAAACAACCATATAACACCTGTTACAGATTCACTTACTGAGATACTTGACAGCGATGAAGTAATTTACATAGAGTTAACAAAAAAGTAA
- a CDS encoding flagellar basal body-associated FliL family protein has product MAHVDVDLNNVQEQFTFDGKLKKNVTLIGGIGLVLFVLGAIFLMMGGGHEDHHAAVEHATEVASATAVHEGGEHGHHAEFHWYDRIIVDVWVNGVFFTGIALLGFFFFALQFVANAGWPVLINRVMLNFRQFIPVGGIVLLLTFLVGGHTIFHWTHEGIADPASPNYDSIIAGKTDFLNTPFFLFRMILFVTVWTLFGWALNKITKEEDNGDGSTKYFRKAQRMSVAFLIFFGISESITSWDWVMSIDTHWYSTLFGWYLLAGWLVSAVAFMSLFVVILQDMGYLKLVNENHLHDLGKFLFGFSIFWAYLWFSQFLLIYYANIPEETIYFIDRLRSATYAPLFFTILITNFIFPFFVLMTRDAKRKTILMKMVAGIVIFGHFMEFCLLIIPGSLKENGGFGLTEIGSGMVFLSIFLYLFFTGLSKGGLIPKNHPMIEESIHHHT; this is encoded by the coding sequence ATGGCGCACGTAGATGTAGATCTAAATAATGTTCAAGAGCAGTTTACTTTTGATGGTAAATTGAAGAAGAACGTGACGCTCATCGGCGGCATCGGATTGGTGTTGTTTGTGTTGGGTGCGATCTTCTTAATGATGGGTGGTGGTCACGAAGACCATCATGCAGCAGTAGAACATGCTACTGAAGTTGCTTCTGCAACAGCAGTACATGAAGGTGGTGAACATGGTCATCATGCCGAATTCCATTGGTATGATCGTATCATTGTTGATGTTTGGGTAAACGGCGTATTCTTTACGGGTATCGCTTTATTAGGATTTTTCTTCTTTGCTCTTCAATTCGTAGCGAACGCAGGTTGGCCAGTATTGATCAACAGAGTAATGTTAAACTTCCGTCAGTTTATCCCAGTTGGTGGTATTGTTTTATTACTTACTTTCTTAGTAGGTGGTCATACAATTTTCCACTGGACTCACGAAGGTATTGCAGATCCTGCTTCTCCTAATTATGATTCAATCATTGCAGGAAAGACAGATTTCTTAAATACTCCTTTTTTCTTATTTAGAATGATACTTTTTGTTACAGTTTGGACATTGTTCGGCTGGGCATTAAATAAAATCACTAAAGAAGAAGATAATGGTGATGGATCTACTAAATACTTTAGAAAAGCACAACGAATGAGTGTTGCTTTCTTAATTTTCTTTGGTATTTCTGAATCAATCACTTCTTGGGATTGGGTTATGTCAATTGATACGCACTGGTACTCAACTTTATTTGGTTGGTACTTACTTGCGGGTTGGTTAGTATCTGCAGTGGCATTTATGTCATTGTTTGTAGTGATCCTTCAAGATATGGGTTATTTAAAACTTGTGAATGAAAACCATTTACATGATTTAGGTAAGTTCTTATTTGGATTCTCAATTTTCTGGGCATACTTATGGTTCTCTCAATTCTTATTGATTTACTATGCGAATATTCCAGAAGAAACAATCTATTTTATAGATCGTTTGAGAAGTGCAACTTATGCACCACTATTCTTCACAATCTTAATTACAAATTTCATCTTCCCATTCTTTGTGTTGATGACAAGAGATGCAAAACGTAAGACTATTTTAATGAAAATGGTTGCAGGTATTGTTATTTTCGGTCACTTCATGGAATTCTGTTTATTGATCATTCCAGGATCTTTAAAAGAAAATGGTGGATTTGGTTTAACAGAGATTGGTTCGGGTATGGTTTTCTTGTCAATCTTCTTATACTTGTTCTTTACAGGTTTAAGTAAAGGTGGCTTGATTCCTAAGAATCACCCAATGATAGAAGAGTCAATTCATCACCATACTTAA
- a CDS encoding tetratricopeptide repeat protein, with translation MNRLATFLLGFLLIANFAQAQEEGAAAPDNGLTEQKAADGSVKKGCDARGYCWGESVEETKSKYTFFSDNMKAKNYSQETIDAFNYLYTNTPYIHKNLYIYGLKLYKALLSAESKKKDAADKDLIVKYEDMVLKLYDERGQYFGQAEKWESTKGKYLYRYVKDRPDFDERLPEYYTFYRGIADRDGVKTDDSNMSAYVAIVAKLHISYKKAVQGFNKDPKTKAQKTVILTANSVIENKDGKYTDAQIKEYSAKKAAAEKEIENLSTAFETNDANFKKYKSYNEDWLMDEYDFVSDIAGKNIEIAEAAKKANDVKSWNRIQTMADKYIMGMLDIDCDFINNKLGAKFKADPTDIATAKKIVGYSIRKKCMDGPYFIQAAEVVFTAEPTPAYANLISGQYIKKNDTDKAIEWKEKAIELYSEDPTKQAETSIDLAKLYNKKGLKSQARSQAYKAIEFDSEISKEAYTFIGDLYMGSYKQCFESSEDNVQERGCYLAAYDMYKKAGNSSKMASAQKQFPSKSDIFTLAAKGYGEGKSIKVGCWIGGSTTLRVRP, from the coding sequence ATGAATAGGTTAGCAACTTTTCTATTAGGGTTTTTGCTTATTGCAAACTTTGCACAAGCACAAGAAGAAGGTGCAGCAGCACCTGATAACGGTTTAACAGAACAAAAAGCAGCAGACGGAAGCGTTAAAAAAGGCTGTGATGCAAGAGGATATTGCTGGGGAGAGAGTGTAGAAGAGACTAAGTCTAAATACACATTTTTCTCTGATAATATGAAAGCAAAGAACTATAGTCAAGAAACTATTGATGCTTTCAATTATTTATATACAAATACTCCATATATACACAAAAACTTGTATATATATGGTCTAAAATTATATAAAGCTCTATTGTCAGCTGAGTCAAAGAAAAAAGACGCTGCTGATAAAGATCTTATTGTAAAGTATGAAGACATGGTTCTTAAACTTTACGATGAAAGAGGTCAATATTTTGGTCAAGCTGAAAAATGGGAATCTACAAAAGGTAAATACCTTTACAGATATGTAAAAGATCGTCCTGATTTTGATGAAAGACTTCCTGAATACTATACTTTTTACAGAGGTATTGCTGACAGAGACGGTGTAAAAACTGATGATTCTAACATGTCTGCATATGTTGCAATCGTAGCTAAATTACATATCTCATACAAAAAAGCAGTTCAAGGATTCAATAAAGATCCTAAAACAAAAGCACAAAAAACTGTTATCTTAACTGCTAATTCAGTAATTGAGAATAAAGACGGTAAATATACAGATGCTCAAATTAAAGAGTATTCTGCTAAGAAAGCTGCTGCGGAAAAAGAAATTGAAAATCTTTCTACTGCTTTTGAAACAAATGATGCTAATTTCAAAAAATACAAATCTTACAATGAAGATTGGTTAATGGATGAGTATGATTTTGTATCTGACATTGCTGGTAAAAATATCGAAATTGCAGAAGCTGCTAAAAAAGCTAATGATGTTAAGTCTTGGAATCGTATCCAAACAATGGCCGATAAATACATTATGGGTATGTTAGATATTGATTGTGATTTCATCAATAATAAATTAGGTGCTAAGTTTAAAGCTGACCCTACAGACATTGCAACTGCAAAGAAAATTGTAGGTTATTCTATCCGTAAAAAATGTATGGATGGTCCTTACTTTATTCAAGCTGCAGAAGTTGTATTTACAGCTGAACCTACACCTGCATATGCAAACTTAATCTCTGGTCAATACATTAAGAAAAATGATACTGACAAAGCTATTGAGTGGAAAGAAAAAGCAATCGAGTTATATTCTGAAGATCCTACTAAACAAGCAGAGACTTCAATTGACCTTGCTAAATTGTATAATAAAAAAGGTTTAAAATCTCAAGCTCGTTCTCAAGCTTACAAAGCAATTGAATTCGATAGTGAGATATCTAAAGAAGCTTACACATTTATTGGAGACCTTTACATGGGTTCTTACAAACAATGTTTTGAATCTTCTGAAGATAACGTACAAGAAAGAGGTTGTTATTTAGCTGCATACGATATGTATAAAAAAGCTGGTAACTCTTCTAAAATGGCTTCTGCTCAAAAGCAGTTCCCTTCTAAGTCAGATATATTTACTTTAGCTGCTAAAGGTTATGGTGAAGGTAAATCTATTAAAGTTGGATGTTGGATTGGTGGTTCTACTACTTTACGTGTCCGTCCATAA
- a CDS encoding alpha/beta hydrolase-fold protein produces MYKLVLIALILSFTSCVKQSNNVNVTLNIILNKPVDKQIYISGNQAFLGNWSPQSISLKKIDSLHWTFTSEVPKNTLLEYKFTLGDWKFQAADIHGVPLENSETLCSESDTSITISIENWTSGDQPKYQGQITGKVEYINNFHVDGLIDRNIIIWLPPSYSKDQNKRYPVLYMHDGQNTIDPKTSSFGVDWQVDETVTQLIDKNKLQEIIIVASYCTENRNDDYGDTEIGKLYRKSLAIDLKNRIDTKYRTKSQKQYTAIAGSSMGGLVSFMSAWEYPNVYKGAICMSPAFKYEDFDYINSIKSDKKKELLLYIDNGGKGVDVILQPGVEKMEKELLKKGYKLNDDLYVVYDKKAKHSEGDWALRFPYAIQLFFQK; encoded by the coding sequence ATGTATAAATTAGTTCTAATTGCATTAATATTATCTTTTACTTCTTGTGTAAAACAGAGTAACAACGTTAATGTCACTTTAAATATCATTTTAAATAAACCTGTTGACAAACAAATTTACATTTCAGGAAATCAAGCATTCCTTGGAAATTGGTCACCACAAAGTATATCATTAAAAAAAATAGACTCATTACATTGGACCTTTACAAGTGAAGTACCTAAAAACACACTACTAGAATATAAATTCACTTTAGGTGATTGGAAATTTCAAGCTGCGGATATACATGGTGTGCCTCTTGAAAACAGTGAAACCTTATGCTCAGAAAGTGATACTTCTATTACGATAAGTATTGAAAATTGGACTTCAGGTGATCAACCAAAATATCAAGGACAAATAACTGGAAAGGTCGAATACATTAATAATTTTCATGTTGATGGTTTGATAGATAGAAATATTATTATCTGGCTTCCTCCATCATATTCAAAAGATCAAAATAAAAGGTACCCTGTTTTATATATGCATGATGGACAAAATACTATTGATCCTAAAACAAGTTCTTTTGGGGTTGATTGGCAAGTTGATGAAACAGTAACACAACTTATTGATAAAAATAAGTTACAAGAGATTATAATTGTTGCTTCTTATTGTACTGAGAACAGGAATGATGATTACGGAGATACTGAAATAGGTAAATTATATCGTAAATCTCTCGCTATTGATTTAAAAAACAGAATCGACACAAAGTATAGAACTAAATCCCAGAAACAATACACAGCTATTGCAGGCTCTTCTATGGGTGGATTAGTAAGTTTTATGTCGGCTTGGGAATACCCAAATGTATACAAAGGTGCTATTTGTATGTCTCCTGCATTCAAATATGAAGATTTTGATTATATCAACTCTATTAAATCAGATAAGAAAAAAGAACTTTTGCTATATATTGATAATGGAGGTAAAGGAGTTGATGTTATCCTTCAACCTGGCGTAGAGAAAATGGAGAAAGAACTACTCAAAAAAGGATATAAATTAAATGATGATTTATATGTAGTCTATGATAAAAAAGCAAAGCATTCTGAAGGTGATTGGGCATTAAGGTTCCCTTATGCTATTCAATTATTTTTCCAGAAATAA
- a CDS encoding c-type cytochrome → MRRNKVVMKAIAIGAAALAMTGCKIQGDGNFTGLEYAPQMYHSVPYEPLSQFTYEGISGGVLEQSYYPDFINSNPYNDYFSEGEKRVINVKDPVAGTVKRQNFSAVTGDAAAKPNQPILYYMDVTKDQGEWAAENLKNPMEATPEVVAQGKHLFTAYCQPCHGEAGDGKGKVGKVYGGVANLKGKSIKKATDGHIFFVITHGKGRMWSHKSQLNPQERWAVVKYVRKLQGN, encoded by the coding sequence ATGCGACGAAATAAAGTTGTAATGAAAGCGATAGCAATAGGAGCAGCAGCGTTAGCAATGACGGGTTGTAAGATTCAAGGAGACGGTAACTTTACAGGCCTTGAATATGCACCTCAAATGTATCACTCTGTACCTTATGAGCCGCTTTCTCAATTCACGTATGAAGGTATTAGTGGTGGAGTATTGGAGCAATCGTATTATCCAGATTTCATTAACTCAAACCCTTATAATGATTACTTCTCAGAAGGTGAGAAAAGAGTAATCAACGTAAAAGATCCTGTAGCAGGTACTGTAAAGCGTCAAAACTTTAGTGCGGTTACTGGTGATGCAGCTGCTAAGCCAAATCAACCTATTCTTTATTACATGGATGTAACAAAAGATCAGGGAGAGTGGGCAGCAGAAAACTTGAAAAATCCAATGGAGGCAACTCCAGAAGTGGTAGCTCAAGGTAAGCACCTATTTACTGCCTACTGTCAACCATGTCATGGTGAAGCAGGAGATGGTAAAGGTAAGGTAGGAAAAGTGTATGGTGGTGTAGCTAACTTGAAAGGTAAGTCTATCAAGAAAGCAACCGACGGACATATTTTCTTTGTAATTACTCACGGAAAAGGACGTATGTGGTCACACAAGTCTCAGTTAAACCCTCAAGAGCGTTGGGCTGTCGTGAAATATGTTAGAAAACTTCAAGGTAACTAG